ACGCTGACCCGCAAGACGCTCAAGTACGACGAAAAAGAAGTGTCCTGGAAGGGCAAGCTGACAGTCTATTTCGTCCCCGATAACGCAGAGTACAAGTCGCTCATGCGGCGCGCCTTCCAGCAGCCGCCCGAGGGCGCGTTCGCGGACCTCCGCGCCGAACCGCCTTTCATTGTCGATCCGGCCGAAGTGACGGGCAAGGCAACCGACGCGGATCTGTACGCGATCACCGCGGCCCGCGTGTCCGGCGAGCACCTGAAGGCCAGAGGCACGGGTGCGCAAACGATTCCGGACTGGCTACGCGACGGGTTCGGCCGTGTCACCGCGATGCGAGCCGAGGGCACCACCTCGAAGCGCTACGTGGCGTACAAGTCTCAGGCGAAAGCTGCCCTAACAAAGGGCGCCCGACCGCCGGCCCTCGCGGACGTCTGGAGCGACGCCAAGTCCGCGAACGGCGAAGTGCTCGCGACCAGTTTCGCGGAATATCTCGCTTACGGCCCCGGCGCCTCGAAGTTCCAGATGTTCCTCGACGGCCTCAAACCCAGCGAGAACATCGCGATGCCGACCGTTCAGCAAGGTCTCGACGCGGCCGGGTGGAAGGAGAAAGACCTGCCCGCACTCGACCTCGCGTGGCGCAGGTGGATCTCGGCGGGGAAGTGAATGAAGAAAATTCCCTGGGTGCCTCTGTTTGTTCCCAGGGTGCGCGTCTGCGCCGCGACCCTGGGCTGAGAAATCTAACCCCGTTCGGGGTACAACACGCACAGGGAATGTACCGGGGAAATAACGCCGATACCGGCGCAGGTGAACCCCGCCCACAAGGGCGGTGGGTGATATCCAAATGCAGTTGGCTGCCTGTATGTGCTGAAGACCTACCCCGAAGGGGTTAGATTCCTCAGCCCAGGGTCGCGGCGCAGACGCGCACCCTGGGAACAAACAGAGGCACCCAGGGAGCAAACCGCGACCACATCCGGGGACAATTCACATAAACCATTCCGGCGTGATGATCCAATGGAGCTTCCCGCTGCCCTTCGCGGGATCGCTCTTGAACTCGATGCACGCGGCGGCGCCTTTTGCGAACTGGATGCTCCCGTCGGCCGCGCCCAAGAGCCATTCGGCGTAGGCGCCGAGGTCCGGCATATGCCCCACCGCGGCGACCCGATCACCGGGGACGTCGGCCAAAAATTCGGAAAGTTTACCGGGCTTGAGTCGGTCCGGGCTGAGCGCGTCGTGCGTGACGGGCCGCGTGCCGGGCTGCCACACGTTCAGCAGGTCCACCGCGGTCTGGTGTGCGCGAACGAGTGGGCTGGCGGCGACCGCGTCGACGGTAAGTCGCAGCCGGGCGAACGCTTCCGCGATCGCGAGCGATTGGGCGTGACCGTGGGGCGTTAAGGCGCGATCGAAGTCCCGGGCCGCACCGGGCGTTCCGAGTTCTACGGCCTCGGCGTGCCGAATTAAATATAAAAGCATCGCGGCCAACCTCTCTCAAACGCTAGCGCGGTGACGTTCACTGAAACCACACGTCATCTGCCCTTCCGCGC
This region of Gemmata massiliana genomic DNA includes:
- a CDS encoding SixA phosphatase family protein encodes the protein MLLYLIRHAEAVELGTPGAARDFDRALTPHGHAQSLAIAEAFARLRLTVDAVAASPLVRAHQTAVDLLNVWQPGTRPVTHDALSPDRLKPGKLSEFLADVPGDRVAAVGHMPDLGAYAEWLLGAADGSIQFAKGAAACIEFKSDPAKGSGKLHWIITPEWFM